A stretch of DNA from Oscillospiraceae bacterium:
GACCTGACGCTTTCAAGTTTCAAACAAAAGAGCCCGGTTTTCACCGGGCTCTTTTGTGTCGTTTGCTGACAGAAAAAGGTTATAAATATAACATTGGGTTACATTTAATTAAAACAAAATGCACAAAAAAACAAATAATATTATTAAAATTTGCACAAAATTCGTTGTACTCAATTTCAAAAATAGGATAGATGTAAGAACATGAAAAAATTATATTAACAAGACATAAAGAATATGATAAAATGCCTTTCAATGGGGTAAAACCTCAAATAAAAAAAGGAGATTTTCGCATGAAGAAAAAGGCCATTGTCGTCCTTCTTGCGCTCGTCATGGTAATCACCATGTTCGCAGCATGCAGCGGCACGACATCCACAACTTCGACGCCGGAATCTACCGCACCGTCGGTAGAATCCACAACTTCGTCGGTTGAGTCCACCGTTCCGTCGTCGGTTGAGACCTCGGTTGCTCCGTCTTCGGAAGAAGTTTCCGTTGCTCCGTCTTCGGAAGAGACCTCTGTTATTCTGTCGTCGGAAGAGACTTCCGTTGCTCCGTCTTCGGAAGAGACCTCTGTTGCTTCCTCGACCACCACGACTCCTGCCATCTCCCAGATCGGTTCCAACCCGGATTATCCGAACCTCCCCGAATCGCTCACAATCGTTCAGGAGATGCATTTCGGCGATTCCTCTGAGAATTTGGAGCAAAAAGCATTGTGGGACGATACACTCAGTGCGCGCTACGGCGTTAAGATTCACGAAGATTGTATCACCAAAACCGAAATTCACTCTGTTTATTCAGCTCGTTTGGCCTCGGGTCAGCTGATCGGCATGGTCTATAACTACGGTTGGTCCTATATGTTCGACTGGTACAACGAAGGCGCTTGCTATCCGCTGGATGAATACCTCAAGAACAACGCGACCTGGAACATGCTGCCGAAAGAAGCCCGTGAGAATTTTAAAATCGGCAATCAGATCTGGGCAGTTCCGAACGGTTGGAACGCAGGTTTGAGCGGCACACAAATGGGCATGTGGACACAGGGTATCCGCAACGACTGGCTGCATACACTGGGCTTTGAAGATGTCGGTTACACACTCGACGTCAGCACATTCAAAGATATTATCACCGCGTTCGGTAACAGAAGCGACGAATTAGGTGTTGAAGGTATTATTCCGATCCTTTTCGGCGGAGACCTTTATTCCACCTACAATATTTTTGCGGCGTTTGACACCTGGGTTTTCGACCCGAACTCTTCCTATGGTTATACTTATAACCCCGATACCAACTGCTTCGAAGACGCTCTTCTGAGAGACGGCGCCAGACAGGCAATCGAATTTATCCGTTACTTCTATGCCAATGGTTATACACCCAAATCTACGTTTGACAGCGGTTTCTCGGATATGCGCAACCAGTTGGCAACTGCCAGAGTCGGTTCCTTCTGCTTGTATCAGGCGAGATTCAGAGACCAGGGAATGTATACCGTCAACACATTGTTGATGGCGCAATACGGAACAAGCAGAGCAGATGACATCGGCGACGGTTACACCGAGTGGATTAAAATGAATGAAAACACTTGGGTTGACACCCAGCTGGTCGGTCTGAAAGACAAAGCGCTGTGGGCAAATACGGCCAGATCAAGCGCAGGCGGCGGCGGTTTCTGCCTGATGGTGGGTACACCGCAGCCGGCAGAGACAGTCAACTTCTTCGTCGACCTGATGTTCTCTTCCGAGGACTGCTGGATTGAGTGCTACTGGAATCTGCTCGATATCGCAATCGTCAAAGAATCCGACGGTACTTTTACCCGCAAGTACTTCGACGAAGCCAATAAAGTTTACTATCTCAACGCCAACCTCGCTTCAGTCGTTGAGACCGATCTTTATCCCGCGAAGGATTATATCATCTTCAGCGAAGGTTCCAATAAAACCGCCGCTCTGGAGAGACAAAAGGCCACAATCGCTTACAACTCCGCAATGACGCAGGCGGCAATCGCTGCAGGCCGTGTCATAGTATTGCCCGAGGCTTACAAAGCGGTGCAGAATTATTCCTCCACCTATGTGAAGCACTCCGGCGAGATACTTTCCTACCAGATGTCCTTTATCTATGACGGATTTATCAAGACCAACATCTCCGTCGATAAACTCTTTGCAACCTACAAGAAGAGCATGTCTGCCGTTGGCGGTGACAAGATTCTTCAGGAAGCCAACGAGCAATGGGGTTGGGTTAACGACTATCAGTCCTACACCTGATCGTTTTAATTGATCTCTGATGCGTTGCGTTTGTTTGCATCAGATCTGACGCTTTAAAGTTTCGAACAAAAGAGCCCGGTTTTCACCGGGCTCTTTCGTCTTTGTTTGACAAGTTTAGATTTGTCTCCGAATAAAACGACATGAAAACATCATACAAGCTTAGTATAATATATTATATAATGATGCGGAAACGCGGATAATTTGAAACAGCTATTATGAATACCAAGATGTGCATTTGCATTCATCATTGAAATATTGTATAATTGAACACAGTATTTTCAGCGATATTTTTGCCCGGACAGCGAAAACAGCCGAAAGACAGTTATAACAGGGAGAGATCGCATGTATTTGCTCGGAATTGACATCGGAACATCGGCTACAAAAACCGTGTTGTTTGATCACAGTGGCAAACCTGTGTCAAGCGCAAGTGCCGAATATCCGCTCTATCAGCCGAAAAACGGCTGGGCTGAACAAGAGCCTGCAGACTGGTGGGATGCTGTCTGCGAGACCGCCAAAAAGGTCGTTTCGGGTATTGATCCGAAGGAAATCGACGGCATCGGACTCTCGGGACAGATGCACGGGCTGGTGTTGTTGGATCAAGAAGATCGAGTTTTGCGCCGCAGCATTATCTGGTGTGACCAAAGAACCGGTGCACAGGCGGAAAAATTGAACGAGCTGATCGGTGAAAAAGGACTGATCGAGATTACCGCGAATCCGGCTTTGACCGGTTTTACGGCGGCAAAAATTTTATGGGTGAAAGAAAATGAACCGCAGGTCTGGGCGAAAACCGCCAAGATCATGCTGCCAAAGGATTATATCCGATATATGCTGACCGGCGAATTCGCCACCGAGGTCAGCGACGCCGGCGGAATGCAGCTGCTCGACGTGCCAAAACGCAGATGGAGCGAGAAGATGCTCAAGGCGTTGGAAATCGATGAAAAGAAGCTGCCAAAGGTCTTCGAATCTATTGAAATCAGCGGAAAAGTGTGCAAAAAAGCGGCTGAACGGACCGGGCTTGCCGCCGGGACACCGGTGGCGGGCGGCAGCGGAGACCAAGCTGCCGGGGCCATCGGAAGCGGCATCGTAAAGAGCGGGGCAGCGAGCTGCGCGCTCGGGTCTTCGGGCGTGGTATTCGCGGTTGCGGACAAGCCCCTGATTGATCCGAAAGGGCGGATTCACACACTCTGCCATGCGATTCCCGACACCTGGCACGTCATGGGCGTGGCACAGGCCTCCGGGCTTTCGTTGAAATGGCTGCGTGACAATTTCTTCGAAGATGTCAGCGCAACAGCGGGGTTGATGAAAGTTGACCCGTATTACTTGATGGACAAGATGGCGGAAAAAGTGCCTGTGGGTGCAGACGGTTTGATTTATTTGCCCTATCTGATGGGCGAGCGGACACCGCACCGCGATCCCGACTGCCGGGGCGTGTTTTTCGGGCTTTCGGCGGCGCACGGGCGGACCGAGATGATTCGTGCGGTATTGGAGGGGGTGGCGTTTTCACTGTGTGATTCGCTGTCGATTATCCGCGAACTCGGCGTGAGAGTCGACTTTGTCCGGGTGGCAGGCGGCGGCGCCAAGTCCGCACTGTGGAAACAGATTATCGCAGACTGCTTTGACTGCGAACTGCGTACTTTGGCTACCGACGAGGGACCCGCGTTGGGCGTGGCTCTGCTTGCGGGCGTCGGAAGCGGCGTATATAATTCGGTTCCGGAGGCTTGTGAGGCGGCGGTGCACGACTGCGCTTCAATTTTGCCCAATCCGGAAAACACATCGAAATACCGCTCATTTTATGAGCTGTATCAACGGCTTTACCGGTCGCTTGAGAGAGATTATAAAGCGTTGGCTGAGCTCCGAGGCCGTTCATAAAGATAGAATTGGTTTTGTAGACGGGAAAGGGAAAAAGAGCAGAGTTTGGAGAAATCCAAACAGGGTGTTGCGCGCTTTTCAGGGAACGAATCGCACGGAACAAGGATACGGATGCGGCAGTTTGGTGCAGGAATTGACGGATTCAATGCTGTATCTGTATAAAAAGAGGAAGGGATGAAAACAACATGAAAAAGACATTGATTTTGGCCATGGTGCTTGTTCTGACATTGGCCGTCGCCGCAGGTTGCTCCTGCCAAACGGTGGAGAGCACGCCGTCCGAATTGTCGGTTCCGGTATCTTCGGTGCCGTCGATTACGACACCGTCTCAAACCACTTCCGAAATCGGGGACGATTTTGTGGCCAGAACTTTCGAATTGAACGCCAAATCGACGACTGACTGGGTAAAATATAAGTCGTTGAGCGATCCGATCGCCGTCCGGTTTTCGCTGTGGATGCCGCCCGAATGGACCGCTGCGGAAGATACAACCACCTTTACCGATACCGCAGGCCGGGTCGTCTGCGAAGTGCTTGCACCGGTAATGTTGTCGGATACGCAGGAATTGCCCGATGTTCCGGGTGAAAACGACACCGAAAACGGGACGATCTCCTCAACTGCCGACGTGGGTCTTTCCAATATGCGCGGGAAATGCATCGTGCGCGAAATCACTGAGAACAGCGCGACGGTTTATCTGTATCAATACTTCATGCTGGACGACGATATCGTCTATCGTGTGACTTTCCGATCCTATACCGGCAGTGAGAGTGACAAGAATCTCTTCAATGCGGTGATGGACAGACTTGTGAACGGTAAATAAAAAACATGAAAAAATTCATCTCCCTTCTGTTGACCGGTTTGCTCTTGTGTACGGGCTTTGTGCTCTCCGGCTGTGCCGTGAAAGGTCCCGAGCTTGAGCAATTGCAAAAAGACTTAAAAGCCGCCGGATATTATGACAACATGATGCCCGAATCGATCAGAGCCATTGAGAAAGATATGTATGCTCAGGCACTGGAACTGACTGCTGTCAAAACCGACAAATCTGAAAAAGATGATCAGAACAACACGGTTTATACCTGTGAACTGACGTTTGAAAGCGAAATCCTCTATATTGAAGCGGGTTATAAGATTACCTATACCGACGGTGAGATCACTTCGGTCAACCGCATCAACACCGACCGGTTTGTACGGCTGACCGTGCCTGACTATGTATCTGAAGTGGAGAGCTTCACCTATCAGAATAACACCGATATCAATGAACTCGTGGTTGCGGATGGCGTGACAGGTCTCGGTGCGAGCTCTTTTGCCGGCTGTACCGCACTCAAAAAGGTAACCATCGGCGGCGATGTGGTGATGCTGGCAACGGCTACGTTCCAGGGCTGCACGGCGCTTGAGAGCGTAACGCTGACAGGCGGTTATCCTCTGGCGGTTTTAAAAGACTGTTTTAACGGCTGTACGGCGTTGAAAGAAATCACCTTTTCCTCGGAATTGGAGTTCATCGGTTCTTATGCCTTCGCCGGCTGTGCGTTCACATCGCTGGAGTTTCCCGATAACGTCTATCAGTTCAGCGCAAGTTGTTTTTCGGGTTGTAAAAACCTGAAGAGCGTCAATATCACACCGAGTATGAAGACGATTGATCCGACCGCGTTTGAGGGATGTGAGAATCTTTCGAAAATTACCGTCAGTCCCGATAACGAAAACTTTAAAATGGACGGAAAGAACCTCGTTGAAAACGCAGGCGGAACGGTGATTTTTACGCTGGGATAAGCGATCTCCGTTTTAACGCATAATCGGATGTACAACATTTCATAAACCTCCCGTGTTTCGGAAATACTACCGAAAACACAGGAGGTTTGTTTTATGAAAGCGGTTATCATGGCGGGCGGCGAAGGCAGACGACTCAGACCGTTGACGGCGGATATGCCCAAGCCGATGCTCAAACTCTGCGGAAAACCGGTGCTGGAATACATCCTCAAACTGCTCGAAAAACACGGGGTGAACGAGGCCTGGCTGACGCTCGGGTACAAGTCCGAAAAGATCATCGAACACTTTAAAAACGGAACCTTTGCGGGAATTAAACTCAATTTTATCGTTGAAAAGACACCCCTCGGCACCGCCGGAGGGGTGAAAAGCGCGGTCGGCGATATCGATGAAGATTTTATCGTGATCAGCGGCGACGCGCTGTGTGACATCAATCTGACCGCGGCGCTCGCTTATCACCGGGAAAAAGGCGCCGATGCCACGATTATCACGCGGCGGGTCAACGATCCGCGTGAATACGGCCTTGCCGATATCGGCGCCGACGGACAGGTGCGCGGATTTTTGGAAAAACCGGGGTGGAGCGAGGCATTTACCGACATGGCCAACACCGGTATTTATATTTTATCCGGATTATGCTGCAAAAACATCAAGGAGGGCGTACCTTCGGATTTTGCCCGCGACGTATTTCCGCCGCTGGTGACAAGCAATTCGCTGTACGCCTACCGAAGCGACGGGTATTGGCGCGACATCGGAGATATTACGGCCTTTATCGGGGCGCAGCGCGATCTGATCAGTGGGAAGGTCTCCTGTGAAATCGAGGGCGAACGCATCGGCGGGTGTGTGTATGCCGACGGCAAACCCAAAGGGAATTTTTCAATCGATGCGCCGTGTTATATCGGGAAAGGGGTTCGGATCGGCGACGGCGCGGTGATCGGTGAGAATTCGATTATCGGTGACGGGGTGATCATCGGAACCCATGCGCGAACCTCCGGCTGCGTATTGATGGACGGGGCCGTGATCGGCGAGAATTCGTTGTCGCGCGGCTGTGTGGTCTGCGACGGCGGCGGCATCGGCAGAGGAGCGACGGCGGCCGGCGGCTCGGTGATCGGGCCGCGTTCGCTTCTCGGCGACGATGCGGTATTGGGCGAGGGCGTGGTTTTACAGGAGTTTGAGGTTGTGCCGGATGAGGCGATTATGGTTGAAGCGCCCGAAAAAATCGCCCCGCAGCTGCCGAGAGTGGGCGATAATGTGATCACCGGACGGCTGGGAACCGTGATTACGCCTCAATTTTGCCTGCGGCTCGGCCAGTCATTGGCGGTAACCTGCGGCGATCGTCCGATCTGCGTGGCCGACGATGGGCTGAACGCCTCTTATATTCACAAACAGGCGCTGACAGCCGGTATTTTGGCCGAGGGCGGGCAGGTCTATGACACGGGGGTAATGTTTACCGGGCAGCTTTCTTTTGCCGTTGCCGAGAGCGGCGCGGCGATGGGGGTTTTGATCGGCGGTTACGGGCAGGGCATCCGGTTCATCGGCGCATCGATTCCGAACGCCTTGCAAAAACAAATCGAAGCGTTGATTACGCGCAATGCGGCCCCGACCAAAGGCGGAATCGTGCGGCTGCCGGAGATTTTATCAGGCGTTTCGGCACTGTGGGAGAACCGGCTGATTTCTTCCCTGCCCCGTCAGAGCATTGATTTTGCTGGCAGCTTTTTTTGTAAGAACTCGGTCGTCGCCGAGGCCGCCGCCAAGATTTTTATGCAATTGGGCGGCAAGAGCGGCAGTGAATCATCGTTTAATTTCACGGTGGACGGCTCCGAAACCAACATCAGCCGCGGCGGGGAGATTATCTTGAAAAACGAACAGGTGATCGCCGTCTGTGCGGCCTATGATTTTCAAAAGGGCGCGGACGTCGTGGTGACACACGGTGCGCCGCGTGTGCTTGAAAAAATCGGAGAGCGTTTCGGCAAGCGGGTTTATCGGCAGACTGCCTGCCGAGAGACTTGTGTGTGGTCATGCGACGGCGTGAGCGCGCTGCTCTATGCGCTCTCCTGCACCGGCAACGACAAAACATTAATGCAGATCGCCGAGTCGCTGCCCGAGGTTGCCGTTTATTCCGAAGAAGCCCCCATTGATGGCAGCAGCGCGCAAATTTTAGGCAAGCTGCTGGCCCGGGACGGCGGGGTTCGCACCGAGCGCGGGGTGGCGATGCCGACCAGCGCCGGTTGGATTACCGTGCGTCCCTCCGCAGACGGGAAAACCATTAAAATCATAACGGAAGCAGTGAACACCGAAATTGCCCGTGAATTGTGCGGGGATTTTCAAAAATGGCTGGATATTTGACCTTTGACGGAGGGCGCGAACTGCGCACCATTGCGCATAACGTCAGACACACAAAAGATATAATTTCCAAAACAGAGAAAAAAGAAGATAAAGTCAGGAATGGCAGCGCGATCCTACGCGGATACGAACCAACGTGTTCGCGCAGGATTAATTGACCTTTTCTGACCTTGAAAAACAAAGGTCAAAGAAGGTATAATATCAACAAAGGTCAAGGTAAGTCAAAGACAAACCTGACCAGGGAAAGGATGACTAAAAATGACTCTGTCCGACAGGATCGCAAAACAGATTTTCGATCTGCTGGAGAAATCCGACGGTGAGACCGAAATTCAGCGCAATAATTTAGCCGCGCTCATCGGCTGCGTTCCGAGTCAGATCAACTACGTCATCGCCTCCCGCTTTACGCCCGAAAACGGATATATGGTTTTGAGCAGGCGGGGCGGTGGCGGTTATATTCGCATCACGCGGGTCAATTCGGAAAAAAACCTGATGTTGATGCATATTGTGAATTCGCTGGCCGACGCGGTGGATATGCAGAGTTTATGCGCGATTTTGCAGTCGCTGGGATTTAACGGTGTGATCACACGGCAGGAAGCCGAACTGATTCTGGCGGCCTGCAGCGACAACGCCCTCAAACCCGCAGACCCCCAGCAGCGCGATGCTTTGCGCGCGTCGATTGCCAAACAGTTATTTATCAAGATAGGCAACAAGGAGTGAGTTTTATGCTTTGCGAGAATTGCAAAAACAACGAGGCCAATACGACCATCACCAAAAATATCAACGGTCATGTGACGGTGCAGCACCTGTGTGCCGAATGCGCGACCAAAAAGGGCATCGGCGCGGTGGGCAGCGTCTTCGGCAGCATGCTCGGCGGCATCTTTTCGGATTTTGTCGGCAGCGGAACGACCGCCAAATGCTCGGTCTGCGGCAGTACATTCGCCGACTTCACCCGCACCGGAAAAGCAGGATGTCCCAGTTGCTATGCGGAATTTTACCCGCAGCTGCTGCCGACGCTTCAGAAAATCCACGGCAAGACCGGGCATGTCGGAAAAGTCGGAACTGTGAAAGAACCCGCGACTGAAAAAACAGAGCAGGGGTCACCCGAACCGGCACCCGCGCCCGAACAGGCTCCGATACCGGAGCCCACAAAAGAAGAGAAAATTACCGAATTGAAAGCACAGCTTTCAAAAGCGGTCGAGGTTCAGGAATACGAGCGGGCCGCGGCCTTGCGCGACGAGATCAAAGCGCTGGAACAGGGATAATTTTATAACTATTTATAAAAGCCCATATATCTATGCGTGGCGGGCGAACAAAGTTCGCCCCTACCGGGATGAACCATAAAAAGCGGGCGAACAAAGTTCGCCCCTACAGTGAATCACCAAGGTCGGAAGCGCGCGCTATGAAGCAAACGCAACGCAGATTCTTCGACGCGTTTGTCAACGGCGACTCGCCGGCCGGCGAAAGGAATGATTAGATATGAAAGAGAAATGGTATAACGAGGCGGGTGCAAATGAGCCCGTTGCGATTTCAACCCGCATCCGGCTGGCACGGAATTTGTGCGACACGCCGTTTCCGCGGCTGCTGGACGTCAAACAGAAAACAGAGATCGCCGAAAAAGTAATTACGGGGTTCAAGGCGGCGTTCGGTGAGCGGGCCGATGAATTTGATGTGGTCGATATGGGAAAACTCAACGAGGAGGCCGCGTATTCGCTGGCCGAACGGCGGCTGGTCAGCCCCGAATTTGCGGCAGCGGGCGCGGGCGGATTCCTGATTTTGTCCAAAGACCACTCGGTTGCGATTATGGTCAACGAGGAGGACCACGTCCGGATTCAGGTACTGGCCTCCGGTTTACAGCTTGAAAACGCTTACAAGATGGCCAACGAGATCGACGATCTGCTCGATAAACAGCTCGGATTCGCCTATGACAAGCGGCTCGGTTATCTGACCGAATGTCCGACCAATCTCGGCACCGGCCTGCGGGCCTCGGTCATGCTCCATCTGCCGGCAATGCTGGCGTTCGGTTCAATCGGACGGCTGGCGGAGACGGTTTCGCGCCTCGGGTTTACGGTGCGCGGGGCCTACGGTGAGGGTTCGGAGATCAAGGGCGGATTCTTTCAGATCTCCAACCAGATCACGCTGGGCATCTCCGAAAAGAATGCGATCGACAACCTTTCGACCGTGGTCAAACAGATCATCTCGACCGAAGAGGAAGAGCGGAAGCGTCTGATTGCGCAGCCAGAAGTGCAGGATAAAATCTGGCGATCGCTGGGCGTTTTGCGTACAGCGCGTCTGCTCTCGGGCGACGAGACCATCGATCTGGCCTCGAATCTGCGGCTCGGTGTGGCCTGCGGCGTGTTCAAAGGTGAGAAAATCGACCCCGGCACACCCGGCAAGCTGATCGCGTTGACCGGTCCGGCAACCCTGATGGCACAGAGCGGAAAAAAGCTCTCGCCGGGCGAGCGGGACGCACTGCGTGCAGAGACGGTACGGAACATAATGAACGATAAATAAATTGGGCAAGGTGAATTTTGAATGTACGTCTTCGGCGGATTTAACAATAAAGCGAATGAGGTCATGAGCGCGGCCATTGATCTGGCCATGCAGATGGGGCATACCTATGTGGGCAGCGAACATCTGCTGGCGGCATTGGCCAACCCCGAGAGCGGTTATGCCGGACAATTGCTCGGTGAAAACGGCGTCACGGCTGAAAACGTCGGCGAGATCATCGGATCTGCAGTTGGCCGTGGCATGCCCACCAACCTCAGTCCCGCCGATTTGACTCCGCGCAGTAAATTTATCGTCGAGACGGCTATGACCATCGCCCGCAATTCCGGAAGTAACTATGTGGTGCCCGAATATCTGCTGCTGGCGATGTGCGCGGAACGCGATAATATGGCGATCTCGATTTTGAAAAAACTCAATATTGATCCGCAATCCATTGTGAATGCGCTGGCGCAAAGCGGCAATACACCCGTGCAGGAGCAGTATTCCATTGGGGAGGAAGCACCCGCTTCCGGAGAACAACCCGCAAACAAACCGACCGGAAAGACCCCGATGCTGGCACAGTTCGGACGCGATCTGACGGCGGCGGCCAAAGAGGGAAAACTCGACCCCGTGATCGGGCGCGAACAGGAAGTACAGCGGATTATTCAAATTCTGTCCCGCCGTACCAAGAACAACCCCTGTCTGGTGGGTGAACCGGGCGTCGGCAAAACCGCCGTGGTAGAGGGGCTGGCTCAGAAGATCATCGAGGGCGTGCTGCCGGATCAACTGAAAAATAAACGGATCTTTTCGCTGGATATGGGCGCGATGGTCGCCGGGACGCGGTATCGCGGTGATTTTGAAGAGCGGCTGAAAAAGGCCATGGAGGAGATCAAAAAAGAGGGCAATGTCATCCTCTTTATCGACGAACTGCACACGATTATCGGCGCGGGCGCGGCCGAAGGGTCGGTCGACGCGGCCAACATCCTCAAACCGGCGCTGTCAAGAGGCGAGTTACAGGTCATCGGTGCGACAACGCTGGCGGAATACCGCAAGCACATCGAAAAGGACGCGGCGCTTGAACGTCGCTTTCAGCCCGTAACAGTCGGCGAACCCTCGGTTAAAGACGCGATTGAAATTTTAAAAGGGCTGCGTAACCGTTATGAGGCGCACCACAAGGTTAAAATCACCGACGGGGCACTCGATTCCGCCGTCAAACTCTCGGCGCGTTATGTGGCCGACCGGTTTCTGCCCGATAAGGCCATCGATCTGATCGACGAGGCCGCCTCCAAAGTGCGGCTGGCGGGTTTAAAAGAACCACCCGAGCTCAAAGAGATTCAAAAACAACTTGAAATGCTCGATGAGGACAAGAAAAACGCCGTCAAACAGCAGGATTTTGAAAATGCCGCCAAATTGCGCGACGATGAGAAAAAACTGCAGGCCGAGCTCGATCAAAAACGCGGCGACTGGGAACGCGAACGGGCCGAAACCCGCCTCTCGGTCGACCGGGAAGACATTGCAGGCATCGTGTCCAGCTGGACCGGTGTTCCGGTGTCCGAACTGACCAAAGAGGAGGGGCAGCGGCTGATCAATCTGGA
This window harbors:
- the xylB gene encoding xylulokinase translates to MYLLGIDIGTSATKTVLFDHSGKPVSSASAEYPLYQPKNGWAEQEPADWWDAVCETAKKVVSGIDPKEIDGIGLSGQMHGLVLLDQEDRVLRRSIIWCDQRTGAQAEKLNELIGEKGLIEITANPALTGFTAAKILWVKENEPQVWAKTAKIMLPKDYIRYMLTGEFATEVSDAGGMQLLDVPKRRWSEKMLKALEIDEKKLPKVFESIEISGKVCKKAAERTGLAAGTPVAGGSGDQAAGAIGSGIVKSGAASCALGSSGVVFAVADKPLIDPKGRIHTLCHAIPDTWHVMGVAQASGLSLKWLRDNFFEDVSATAGLMKVDPYYLMDKMAEKVPVGADGLIYLPYLMGERTPHRDPDCRGVFFGLSAAHGRTEMIRAVLEGVAFSLCDSLSIIRELGVRVDFVRVAGGGAKSALWKQIIADCFDCELRTLATDEGPALGVALLAGVGSGVYNSVPEACEAAVHDCASILPNPENTSKYRSFYELYQRLYRSLERDYKALAELRGRS
- a CDS encoding leucine-rich repeat domain-containing protein, coding for MKKFISLLLTGLLLCTGFVLSGCAVKGPELEQLQKDLKAAGYYDNMMPESIRAIEKDMYAQALELTAVKTDKSEKDDQNNTVYTCELTFESEILYIEAGYKITYTDGEITSVNRINTDRFVRLTVPDYVSEVESFTYQNNTDINELVVADGVTGLGASSFAGCTALKKVTIGGDVVMLATATFQGCTALESVTLTGGYPLAVLKDCFNGCTALKEITFSSELEFIGSYAFAGCAFTSLEFPDNVYQFSASCFSGCKNLKSVNITPSMKTIDPTAFEGCENLSKITVSPDNENFKMDGKNLVENAGGTVIFTLG
- a CDS encoding sugar phosphate nucleotidyltransferase, which translates into the protein MKAVIMAGGEGRRLRPLTADMPKPMLKLCGKPVLEYILKLLEKHGVNEAWLTLGYKSEKIIEHFKNGTFAGIKLNFIVEKTPLGTAGGVKSAVGDIDEDFIVISGDALCDINLTAALAYHREKGADATIITRRVNDPREYGLADIGADGQVRGFLEKPGWSEAFTDMANTGIYILSGLCCKNIKEGVPSDFARDVFPPLVTSNSLYAYRSDGYWRDIGDITAFIGAQRDLISGKVSCEIEGERIGGCVYADGKPKGNFSIDAPCYIGKGVRIGDGAVIGENSIIGDGVIIGTHARTSGCVLMDGAVIGENSLSRGCVVCDGGGIGRGATAAGGSVIGPRSLLGDDAVLGEGVVLQEFEVVPDEAIMVEAPEKIAPQLPRVGDNVITGRLGTVITPQFCLRLGQSLAVTCGDRPICVADDGLNASYIHKQALTAGILAEGGQVYDTGVMFTGQLSFAVAESGAAMGVLIGGYGQGIRFIGASIPNALQKQIEALITRNAAPTKGGIVRLPEILSGVSALWENRLISSLPRQSIDFAGSFFCKNSVVAEAAAKIFMQLGGKSGSESSFNFTVDGSETNISRGGEIILKNEQVIAVCAAYDFQKGADVVVTHGAPRVLEKIGERFGKRVYRQTACRETCVWSCDGVSALLYALSCTGNDKTLMQIAESLPEVAVYSEEAPIDGSSAQILGKLLARDGGVRTERGVAMPTSAGWITVRPSADGKTIKIITEAVNTEIARELCGDFQKWLDI
- a CDS encoding CtsR family transcriptional regulator; the encoded protein is MTLSDRIAKQIFDLLEKSDGETEIQRNNLAALIGCVPSQINYVIASRFTPENGYMVLSRRGGGGYIRITRVNSEKNLMLMHIVNSLADAVDMQSLCAILQSLGFNGVITRQEAELILAACSDNALKPADPQQRDALRASIAKQLFIKIGNKE
- a CDS encoding UvrB/UvrC motif-containing protein produces the protein MLCENCKNNEANTTITKNINGHVTVQHLCAECATKKGIGAVGSVFGSMLGGIFSDFVGSGTTAKCSVCGSTFADFTRTGKAGCPSCYAEFYPQLLPTLQKIHGKTGHVGKVGTVKEPATEKTEQGSPEPAPAPEQAPIPEPTKEEKITELKAQLSKAVEVQEYERAAALRDEIKALEQG
- a CDS encoding protein arginine kinase — translated: MKEKWYNEAGANEPVAISTRIRLARNLCDTPFPRLLDVKQKTEIAEKVITGFKAAFGERADEFDVVDMGKLNEEAAYSLAERRLVSPEFAAAGAGGFLILSKDHSVAIMVNEEDHVRIQVLASGLQLENAYKMANEIDDLLDKQLGFAYDKRLGYLTECPTNLGTGLRASVMLHLPAMLAFGSIGRLAETVSRLGFTVRGAYGEGSEIKGGFFQISNQITLGISEKNAIDNLSTVVKQIISTEEEERKRLIAQPEVQDKIWRSLGVLRTARLLSGDETIDLASNLRLGVACGVFKGEKIDPGTPGKLIALTGPATLMAQSGKKLSPGERDALRAETVRNIMNDK
- a CDS encoding ATP-dependent Clp protease ATP-binding subunit, giving the protein MYVFGGFNNKANEVMSAAIDLAMQMGHTYVGSEHLLAALANPESGYAGQLLGENGVTAENVGEIIGSAVGRGMPTNLSPADLTPRSKFIVETAMTIARNSGSNYVVPEYLLLAMCAERDNMAISILKKLNIDPQSIVNALAQSGNTPVQEQYSIGEEAPASGEQPANKPTGKTPMLAQFGRDLTAAAKEGKLDPVIGREQEVQRIIQILSRRTKNNPCLVGEPGVGKTAVVEGLAQKIIEGVLPDQLKNKRIFSLDMGAMVAGTRYRGDFEERLKKAMEEIKKEGNVILFIDELHTIIGAGAAEGSVDAANILKPALSRGELQVIGATTLAEYRKHIEKDAALERRFQPVTVGEPSVKDAIEILKGLRNRYEAHHKVKITDGALDSAVKLSARYVADRFLPDKAIDLIDEAASKVRLAGLKEPPELKEIQKQLEMLDEDKKNAVKQQDFENAAKLRDDEKKLQAELDQKRGDWERERAETRLSVDREDIAGIVSSWTGVPVSELTKEEGQRLINLESRLHERIVGQEAAVTAVAKAVRRGRSGLKDPNRPIGSFIFLGPTGVGKTELCKALAQSLFGDERAMIRLDMSEYMEKHTVSKMIGSPPGYVGFEEGGQLTEKIRRKPYSVVLFDEIEKAHPDVFNILLQVLEDGFLTDSQGRKVDFRNTVIIMTSNVGASRLVEKQRSLGFTQSDERVDLKQAVMEELKRAFRPEFLNRVDDIIVFDRLTEPQICDIARLMLKNLCQRTEQNGIKLEFSDGAIEYIANAGFDPIYGARPIRRVIQSEVEDRVAEGILSGEFKPGDTVKCGCEEGKLVFKA